TTTATTTCAGAGATTTGTTTTGGTTAACGGTAGGGAGCAGAAGGGTATTTGCAGGAATTGAAATCTTAAAAGGGATTTTGTTGTTAATTAAGAAACGCTTTTAAGATGAACGATAAAACAGAAGTGATTCACGGCCATGTGGTTAATCAAATTATCAATGACGACGGGATATTCCCAAATAACCCGACTTTGCCGGTAATGGTGTATAAGGGTGCTATCCAGCTTCATCCTGATGATGAGCCGGAATGTATCCTTGCATTGTTTGAGAAGAATAACTGGAAAAATGGATGGAAAAATGGTATTTATGATTATCACCATTACCACAGCAACACACATGAGGTACTTGGAATCTTTTGTGGCGTGGCGGATGTTCAATTGGGTGGTCCCGAAGGGATTTGCGTAGAGCTTAACCGGGGGGATGTGGTTGTTCTGCCGGCTGGAGTTGCTCATAAAAGCCTAAGTTCCAGCGACGATTTCCTTTGCGTGGGAGCTTACCCGGCAGGAGCTGAATATGACATTAATTATGGAGAGGAAAATGAAAGAGCAAGGGCTATTGAAAACATCAGTAAGGTAAAGGTACCTCTCTTAGACCCCGTTTATGGAGAAAGTGGCCCATTGCCTGAACATTGGAATTTTCAGCATCAAAAATAAATAAGCCTTATCTTGTAAGTTTTTTAACTGTTATGAAATTTATTATCTTTATTGCATTTTTATAATTATATAGTTGGTGAAGTTTTCGACTTTTTCAGATATTTGGTCAAAAAAAGACAAAAAAAATACCAAAAAAAAGCAAATAATCAGATAAATGAACTTTACTTTTACAAAAAATTAACTTCACCTTAATGCGTAAAAAATTACAAGATAGAGTCCTTTCTTTTACAGAAGCATTAGAAATTAAAAGAAAGGGAATGTATCCATATTTCAGGCCTATTGAGTCAGGGCAGGATACGAAGGTGTTTATAAATGGCAAGGAAGTTTTGATGTTTGGTTCTAATTCGTATCTCGGGTTAACCAGTCACCCGAAGATAAAGGAGGCATCAAAAAGAGCGATTGATAAATATGGAACAGG
The window above is part of the Arcticibacter tournemirensis genome. Proteins encoded here:
- a CDS encoding cupin domain-containing protein translates to MNDKTEVIHGHVVNQIINDDGIFPNNPTLPVMVYKGAIQLHPDDEPECILALFEKNNWKNGWKNGIYDYHHYHSNTHEVLGIFCGVADVQLGGPEGICVELNRGDVVVLPAGVAHKSLSSSDDFLCVGAYPAGAEYDINYGEENERARAIENISKVKVPLLDPVYGESGPLPEHWNFQHQK